The following are encoded in a window of Kitasatospora sp. NBC_01250 genomic DNA:
- a CDS encoding SCO6745 family protein — translation MSEVVHPARALWWLFEPIHAVTYFTPEGREAFESAGLRGFWRGYFAGRSAPLGPVDAPPVIAAFFNFAPVMVERALPAIWESVDPDTALKARLSGSTAALERLLETVDPESIERSVDLLERALDQLDCGGRVLAAANAALPRPDGHLARLWHATTVLREHRGDGHVAALVAEGLDGCEALVVRCSLDIPRETLQPIRGWSDEEWEAATARLVERGWLNPDGTISAQGRARHATLEAATDLCASRIWAGFQRRELDQLAAALRPIATRCRAELPSVNPIGLPTTG, via the coding sequence ATGTCCGAGGTTGTGCACCCCGCCCGCGCCCTGTGGTGGCTGTTCGAGCCGATCCACGCCGTGACCTACTTCACGCCCGAGGGCCGCGAGGCCTTCGAGTCCGCCGGTCTGCGCGGCTTCTGGCGCGGCTACTTCGCAGGACGCTCCGCTCCCCTGGGCCCGGTGGACGCGCCACCGGTGATCGCCGCGTTCTTCAACTTCGCCCCGGTCATGGTCGAACGGGCACTGCCCGCGATCTGGGAGTCGGTGGACCCGGACACCGCCCTCAAGGCCCGGCTGTCGGGCTCGACGGCGGCGCTGGAGCGGCTCCTGGAGACGGTCGACCCGGAGTCCATCGAGCGCTCGGTCGACCTGCTGGAGCGCGCGCTCGACCAACTCGACTGCGGCGGGCGGGTACTGGCCGCCGCCAACGCGGCCCTGCCACGCCCGGACGGCCACCTCGCCCGGCTGTGGCACGCCACCACGGTGCTGCGCGAGCACCGGGGCGACGGCCACGTGGCGGCGCTGGTGGCCGAGGGCCTCGACGGCTGCGAGGCCCTGGTCGTGCGCTGTTCGCTCGACATCCCGCGCGAGACGCTCCAGCCGATCAGGGGCTGGAGCGACGAGGAGTGGGAGGCCGCCACGGCACGGCTGGTCGAGCGCGGGTGGCTGAACCCCGACGGCACGATCAGTGCCCAGGGCCGGGCCCGGCACGCCACCCTGGAGGCCGCCACCGACCTCTGCGCCTCCCGCATCTGGGCCGGCTTCCAGCGACGGGAACTGGACCAACTCGCCGCCGCGCTGCGCCCGATCGCCACCCGCTGCCGGGCCGAACTCCCCTCGGTCAACCCGATCGGCCTGCCGACCACCGGGTGA
- a CDS encoding GNAT family N-acetyltransferase, whose translation MSDLPERVTAFRAAFARRQAAELVELSGAFAVRDPGFSRSQEHNQLIVEASDADPAALPGLAVQGLGPRRQYRITVLDEAFGTRATPVLAAAGYERDTELVMARETAGCALPARAAHPVELAELRAAVFRQQQEWTPDEDLAQQLTERRTARLRGADTVLFLAARAPDGQIAAWADLYLDRTTGLAQLEDLVTATPHRGQGHGDTLLATGLALAAAAGIPQLFLLADANDWPRAWYARRGFTRLGHSHSFVNR comes from the coding sequence GTGTCGGATCTGCCTGAGCGCGTGACCGCCTTCCGCGCCGCCTTCGCCCGCCGTCAGGCCGCTGAACTCGTCGAGCTGTCCGGGGCCTTCGCGGTTCGCGACCCTGGCTTCTCCCGCTCTCAGGAGCACAACCAACTGATCGTCGAGGCCTCGGACGCCGACCCGGCGGCGCTGCCGGGGCTGGCCGTGCAGGGCCTCGGGCCGCGTCGGCAGTACCGGATCACCGTGCTCGACGAGGCGTTCGGCACGCGAGCCACCCCGGTGCTGGCGGCCGCCGGCTACGAGCGGGACACCGAGCTGGTCATGGCCCGGGAGACGGCCGGCTGCGCGCTGCCCGCACGCGCCGCGCACCCGGTCGAGCTGGCCGAGCTGCGAGCGGCGGTGTTCCGCCAGCAGCAGGAGTGGACCCCGGACGAGGACCTCGCCCAGCAGCTCACCGAGCGCCGCACCGCCCGGCTGCGCGGCGCCGACACGGTGCTCTTCCTGGCCGCCCGGGCACCGGACGGCCAGATCGCGGCCTGGGCCGACCTCTACCTCGACCGGACCACCGGGCTGGCCCAGCTGGAGGACCTGGTCACGGCCACGCCGCACCGTGGACAGGGCCACGGTGACACCCTGCTCGCCACCGGCCTGGCGCTGGCCGCCGCTGCCGGGATCCCGCAGCTCTTCCTCCTCGCGGACGCGAACGACTGGCCGCGCGCGTGGTACGCCCGCCGCGGCTTCACCCGGCTCGGCCACAGCCACTCCTTCGTCAACCGCTGA
- a CDS encoding ABC transporter ATP-binding protein: MAIIEVENLVKRYDDSTVLNGVGFAVEPGEIFGILGPNGAGKTTTVECIEGLRSPDGGVVRVCGIDPQRDNGELRQVLGAQLQESELPDKLRVGEALELYSSFYRRPANWRELVEVLDLTSKLGTQFRRLSGGQKQRLSIALALVGNPKVAVLDELTTGLDPQARRDVWGLIEHIRDRGVTILLVTHFMEEAERLCDRLAVIDSGRVVAIDTPAGLVSRVDDRQRVRFRPSGPLDQALLTVLPEVTCVERAGSQLVVTGTGDLLLAVTSVLARHQITAADLRVEQTSLDDAFVALTGRPIES; this comes from the coding sequence ATGGCAATCATCGAGGTGGAGAACCTCGTCAAGCGCTACGACGACAGCACCGTGCTGAACGGGGTCGGCTTCGCCGTCGAGCCGGGCGAGATCTTCGGCATCCTGGGCCCCAACGGGGCCGGCAAGACCACGACCGTCGAGTGCATCGAGGGGTTGCGCAGCCCGGACGGCGGAGTCGTCCGGGTCTGCGGCATCGACCCGCAGCGCGACAACGGCGAGCTGCGGCAGGTGCTCGGCGCGCAGCTCCAGGAGAGCGAGCTGCCCGACAAGCTCAGGGTCGGGGAGGCGCTGGAGCTGTACAGCTCCTTCTACCGGCGCCCGGCGAACTGGCGGGAGCTGGTCGAGGTCCTGGACCTCACCAGCAAGCTCGGCACGCAGTTCCGGCGGCTGTCCGGCGGGCAGAAGCAGCGGCTGTCGATCGCGCTCGCGCTGGTCGGCAACCCGAAGGTGGCGGTGCTCGACGAGCTCACCACCGGCCTCGATCCGCAGGCGCGCCGCGACGTGTGGGGTCTCATCGAGCACATCCGCGACCGGGGCGTGACGATCCTGCTGGTCACACACTTCATGGAGGAGGCGGAACGGCTCTGCGACCGGCTGGCCGTGATCGACTCCGGCCGCGTCGTCGCGATCGACACCCCGGCCGGGCTGGTCTCCCGGGTCGACGACCGGCAGCGGGTCCGGTTCCGGCCGTCCGGGCCGCTGGACCAGGCCCTGCTGACCGTGCTGCCCGAGGTCACCTGCGTCGAGCGGGCCGGCAGCCAGCTCGTCGTGACGGGCACGGGAGACCTGCTGCTCGCCGTGACCAGCGTGCTAGCCCGCCACCAGATCACCGCGGCCGACCTGCGGGTCGAGCAGACCTCGCTGGACGACGCGTTCGTCGCGCTCACCGGCCGCCCCATCGAGTCCTGA
- a CDS encoding ABC transporter permease produces MSPLLRLAATETRLFLREPIVVFFALAFAPILLVVLGCVPSMRQPSAAFGTMRPIDVYLPVIVAMGISLFALSGLSQLFATYREKGVLRRMRTTPVRPGVMIGAQLLMATVLSTVTTVVMLVIGRLAFDVGLPRQLPGFLVTFLLVALAMFAIGLLVASLAPTGRSAGAIGSLVFFPLVFFAGLWLPRARMNDALRTISDLTPLGAGVQSLQDTTAGHWPQLPYLAVLLGWTIVAGGLAARYFRWE; encoded by the coding sequence ATGTCCCCCCTGCTCCGGCTCGCCGCGACCGAGACCCGACTGTTCCTCCGCGAGCCGATCGTGGTGTTCTTCGCGCTCGCGTTCGCCCCGATCCTGCTCGTCGTCCTCGGTTGCGTCCCGTCGATGCGGCAACCCAGCGCGGCCTTCGGCACCATGCGACCGATCGACGTGTACCTGCCGGTCATCGTCGCGATGGGCATCTCGCTGTTCGCGCTGAGCGGTCTGTCCCAGCTGTTCGCCACCTACCGGGAGAAGGGCGTGCTACGGCGCATGCGGACCACTCCGGTCAGGCCGGGGGTCATGATCGGCGCGCAGCTGCTGATGGCCACCGTCCTGTCCACGGTGACGACGGTCGTCATGCTCGTCATCGGCCGGCTGGCGTTCGACGTGGGCCTGCCCCGGCAACTGCCGGGCTTCCTGGTCACCTTCCTGCTGGTGGCGCTGGCGATGTTCGCGATCGGTCTGCTCGTCGCCTCGCTCGCGCCGACCGGCAGGAGCGCCGGCGCGATCGGTTCCCTCGTGTTCTTCCCTCTCGTGTTCTTCGCCGGCCTCTGGCTGCCGCGCGCCAGGATGAACGACGCCCTGCGGACGATCAGCGACTTGACGCCGCTCGGCGCCGGCGTGCAATCATTGCAGGACACCACCGCTGGTCACTGGCCGCAACTGCCGTACCTGGCCGTCCTGCTGGGGTGGACGATCGTGGCCGGCGGGCTGGCTGCACGATACTTCCGCTGGGAGTAG
- a CDS encoding sensor histidine kinase — protein sequence MSIEAELREEFDRWERKEAATFKVLPYVLLAISVTITLLQLIRRTPEHFSTVLGLSIAAALWMLWFHPLRPEWRRNRSPGSVSSPTGLYYAGLMALAAGLVAIAPWYGLFAFVGYPQAFQRLTGRRRYVGVAVTAMISAVAFMGGVAGIDHAHLWWAWLAVGLISSLLAGVLSYFVEMADHRNGKQKQALVELREANLKLEAALAENAGLHAQLMVRAREAGVLDERQRMAREIHDTLAQGLAGILTQLQAGEQALDEPSRLHRHMTNATNLARESLAEARRTVHAVEPTVLAEARLPDAIGEVTRRWSALHRIDAVLTTTGDARPMHPDIEVALLRTAQEALANVAKHARAGRVGLTLSYMEDLVTLDVRDDGVGFEPNTKRANGSTNGGFGLAGMRQRVQRLAGRLAVESEPGGGTAISATVPAIPAGGGN from the coding sequence GTGAGCATCGAGGCCGAGCTGCGTGAGGAGTTCGACCGCTGGGAGCGCAAGGAGGCGGCGACCTTCAAGGTCCTGCCGTACGTCCTGCTGGCGATCAGCGTCACGATCACGCTGCTGCAGCTGATCCGGAGGACGCCGGAGCACTTCTCGACGGTGCTGGGGCTGTCGATCGCGGCCGCGCTCTGGATGCTCTGGTTCCACCCGCTCCGCCCGGAGTGGCGCCGGAACCGCTCACCGGGCTCGGTGAGTTCACCGACGGGTCTGTACTACGCCGGACTGATGGCGCTGGCCGCAGGCCTGGTGGCGATCGCGCCCTGGTACGGCCTGTTCGCCTTCGTCGGCTACCCCCAGGCGTTCCAGCGTCTGACGGGCCGCCGGCGCTACGTCGGCGTCGCCGTCACGGCGATGATCTCGGCGGTGGCCTTCATGGGCGGGGTGGCCGGGATCGACCACGCCCACCTGTGGTGGGCGTGGTTGGCCGTCGGCCTGATCTCCTCGCTGCTGGCCGGGGTGCTCTCCTACTTCGTCGAGATGGCCGACCACCGCAACGGCAAGCAGAAGCAGGCGCTCGTCGAGTTGCGCGAGGCCAACCTCAAGCTGGAGGCCGCATTGGCGGAGAACGCCGGCCTGCACGCCCAGCTGATGGTCCGGGCCCGCGAGGCCGGGGTGCTGGACGAGCGGCAGCGGATGGCACGGGAGATCCACGACACGCTCGCCCAGGGCCTGGCCGGCATCCTCACCCAGCTGCAGGCCGGCGAGCAGGCGCTGGACGAGCCGTCAAGGTTGCACCGGCACATGACGAACGCGACGAACCTGGCCCGCGAGAGCCTCGCCGAGGCCCGCCGGACGGTCCACGCGGTCGAGCCGACGGTGCTCGCCGAGGCCCGGCTCCCGGACGCGATCGGCGAGGTGACCAGGCGCTGGTCGGCGCTCCACCGGATCGACGCCGTGCTGACCACCACCGGCGACGCCCGGCCGATGCACCCCGACATCGAGGTGGCGCTGCTGCGGACCGCGCAGGAGGCACTCGCCAACGTGGCCAAGCACGCGCGAGCCGGCCGGGTCGGCCTGACCCTGTCCTACATGGAGGACCTGGTCACCCTCGACGTGCGGGACGACGGGGTGGGCTTCGAGCCGAACACCAAGCGGGCCAACGGTTCCACGAACGGGGGCTTCGGACTCGCCGGTATGCGGCAGCGGGTGCAGCGCCTCGCGGGGCGGTTGGCCGTCGAGTCGGAACCAGGGGGCGGCACGGCGATCTCAGCGACCGTACCGGCCATCCCCGCGGGAGGTGGGAATTGA
- a CDS encoding response regulator transcription factor, producing MIRLLIVDDHPVVRDGLRGMFSADPRFEVLGEAADGAEAVAAGERLRPDVILMDLRMPRTDGVAAIKELAERGVPARVLVLTTYDTDSDVVPAIEAGATGYLLKDAPREELFRAVEAASQGRAVLSPTVATRLMGQLRRPASAPLSQRELEVLGLVARGSTNREAAQKLFISEATVKTHLLHVYAKLGVSDRAAAVAAGFSRGYLTASG from the coding sequence TTGATCAGGCTGTTGATCGTCGATGATCACCCGGTGGTACGGGACGGGCTGCGGGGCATGTTCAGTGCCGACCCTCGCTTCGAGGTGCTCGGCGAGGCCGCTGACGGCGCGGAGGCTGTCGCCGCCGGGGAGCGCCTGCGGCCCGACGTGATCCTGATGGATCTGCGGATGCCGAGGACCGACGGGGTCGCCGCCATCAAGGAACTGGCAGAACGCGGTGTACCGGCGCGGGTGCTGGTCCTCACCACGTACGACACCGACAGCGATGTGGTGCCGGCCATCGAGGCGGGCGCCACCGGCTACCTGCTGAAGGACGCGCCGAGGGAGGAGCTGTTCCGCGCGGTGGAGGCGGCCTCGCAGGGGCGGGCGGTGCTCTCCCCCACTGTCGCGACCCGCCTCATGGGGCAGCTGCGCAGGCCCGCCTCCGCGCCGCTGTCGCAGCGTGAGCTGGAGGTCCTCGGGCTGGTCGCCAGGGGCTCGACGAACCGCGAGGCGGCGCAGAAGCTGTTCATCAGCGAGGCGACGGTCAAGACGCACCTGCTGCACGTGTACGCGAAACTCGGCGTCAGCGACCGGGCGGCCGCCGTCGCCGCCGGGTTCTCCCGCGGCTACCTGACGGCATCGGGCTGA